One Lepisosteus oculatus isolate fLepOcu1 chromosome 13, fLepOcu1.hap2, whole genome shotgun sequence genomic region harbors:
- the LOC102687042 gene encoding profilin-2 isoform X2 has translation MSWQSYVDNLMADGSCQDSAIVGYTDAKYVWAASAGGTFHSMTPQEIDVIVGKDREGFFTSGLTLGSKKCSVIRDSLHVEGDWTMDIRTKSQGGEPTYNVSVGRAGKVLVLVMGKEGVHGGGLNKKAYSMAKYLRDSGF, from the exons ATGTCCTGGCAGAGCTACGTGGATAATTTGATGGCTGACGGCAGCTGCCAGGACTCCGCCATCGTCGGTTACACGGACGCCAAGTACGTCTGGGCCGCGTCGGCCGGCGGGACTTTCCACAGCATGACG CCCCAAGAAATTGATGTGATAGTTGGAAAAGACCGAGAGGGTTTCTTCACCAGCGGTCTGACCTTAGGTTCAAAGAAGTGCTCTGTGATCAGAGACAGTCTTCATGTTGAAGGGGACTGGACAATGGACATCAGGACAAAGAGTCAAGGTGGAGAGCCAAcatataatgtttctgtaggcaGAGCCGGAAAAG TCTTGGTTCTTGTAATGGGAAAGGAAGGGGTCCATGGAGGAGGCTTGAACAAGAAGGCATACTCAATGGCAAAATACTTGAGGGATTCGGGGTTCTAG
- the LOC102687042 gene encoding profilin-2 isoform X1, with product MSWQSYVDNLMADGSCQDSAIVGYTDAKYVWAASAGGTFHSMTPQEIDVIVGKDREGFFTSGLTLGSKKCSVIRDSLHVEGDWTMDIRTKSQGGEPTYNVSVGRAGKALVLVMGKEGIHGGQLNKKAFTMAEYLRKSGY from the exons ATGTCCTGGCAGAGCTACGTGGATAATTTGATGGCTGACGGCAGCTGCCAGGACTCCGCCATCGTCGGTTACACGGACGCCAAGTACGTCTGGGCCGCGTCGGCCGGCGGGACTTTCCACAGCATGACG CCCCAAGAAATTGATGTGATAGTTGGAAAAGACCGAGAGGGTTTCTTCACCAGCGGTCTGACCTTAGGTTCAAAGAAGTGCTCTGTGATCAGAGACAGTCTTCATGTTGAAGGGGACTGGACAATGGACATCAGGACAAAGAGTCAAGGTGGAGAGCCAAcatataatgtttctgtaggcaGAGCCGGAAAAG CATTGGTTTTAGTCATGGGAAAGGAAGGTATCCATGGAGGGCAGCTCAACAAGAAAGCATTTACCATGGCTGAATACCTGAGGAAGTCTGGATATTAA